In one window of Paraburkholderia phymatum STM815 DNA:
- a CDS encoding XdhC family protein encodes MDSVDLEVLKTSARWLEQGHRALLVTVVKTWGSSPRPEGAMLVVRDDGAVVGSVSGGCIEDDLIDRVRQAGIEQARPEAVKYGITAEEAHRFGLPCGGTIQLVLEPLTKASGIAELCEAVENGRLVARTLDMQTGVARLGPAQATDGVDFDDKRLLTIHGPRYRMLVIGAGQLSRYLCNIAVGLDYQVTVCDPREEYTDEWDVPGTKVVRTMPDDTVLDMKLDERCAVIALTHDPKLDDLALMEALKTPAFYVGALGSRRNNAARRERLKEFDLTEAQLARLHGPVGIYIGSRTPPEIAVSILAEVTAAKNGVSLPTLLQVEGAKAAREIAAGGGAACRIPE; translated from the coding sequence ATGGACAGCGTGGATCTCGAAGTCCTGAAGACCAGCGCGCGCTGGCTCGAGCAGGGGCATCGCGCGCTACTCGTGACGGTAGTGAAGACGTGGGGCTCGTCGCCGCGTCCGGAAGGCGCGATGCTCGTCGTGCGCGACGACGGCGCGGTGGTGGGGTCGGTGTCGGGCGGCTGCATCGAGGACGACCTGATTGATCGCGTGCGGCAGGCCGGCATCGAGCAAGCGAGGCCGGAAGCAGTAAAGTACGGCATCACGGCGGAAGAAGCGCATCGTTTCGGATTGCCCTGCGGCGGCACGATCCAGCTTGTGCTGGAGCCGTTGACGAAAGCGAGCGGCATCGCCGAACTGTGTGAAGCGGTGGAAAACGGGCGGCTCGTCGCACGCACATTGGACATGCAAACGGGTGTCGCGCGACTGGGCCCGGCGCAAGCGACGGATGGCGTCGACTTCGACGACAAGCGGCTGCTGACGATACACGGCCCGCGTTACCGGATGCTCGTAATCGGCGCCGGGCAACTGTCGCGCTATCTCTGCAATATCGCGGTGGGGCTCGACTATCAGGTGACCGTGTGCGATCCGCGTGAAGAATACACCGACGAATGGGACGTGCCGGGCACGAAAGTCGTGCGCACGATGCCCGACGATACGGTGCTCGACATGAAGCTCGATGAGCGCTGCGCGGTGATCGCGCTGACGCATGATCCCAAGCTCGATGACCTCGCGTTGATGGAAGCGCTCAAGACGCCGGCGTTTTATGTCGGCGCGTTGGGCTCCCGGCGCAATAACGCGGCGCGGCGCGAGCGGCTCAAGGAATTCGATCTCACGGAAGCCCAGCTGGCCCGGCTGCACGGGCCGGTAGGGATTTATATCGGCAGCAGGACGCCACCCGAAATTGCCGTATCGATTCTCGCCGAAGTGACGGCGGCGAAGAACGGCGTTTCACTGCCGACGCTGCTGCAGGTGGAAGGCGCTAAAGCGGCGCGTGAGATTGCGGCTGGCGGCGGGGCGGCTTGCCGTATCCCCGAGTAG
- a CDS encoding CoxG family protein yields MELTETYTLPVPQQRAWEALNDTEVLRASIPGCDSIEPDGDNAYAVALSAAVGPVKARFKGRMELTDIDAPNTYTIVFEGQGGAAGFGKGQTHVKLEPDGDEATKLTYTANAQVGGKLAQIGSRLVDGAARKLAGEFFRRFTEQVSGGGDTAQAEIADSGDTASQSAGGESAGEGGGEEPKRKKSWTAWISKS; encoded by the coding sequence ATGGAGCTGACCGAAACCTATACGCTGCCCGTGCCGCAGCAACGGGCATGGGAAGCCCTCAACGATACGGAGGTGCTGCGCGCGTCGATTCCCGGCTGCGACAGCATCGAGCCGGACGGCGACAACGCGTACGCCGTCGCGTTGAGCGCGGCCGTCGGGCCCGTGAAGGCGCGTTTCAAGGGCCGCATGGAACTCACCGATATCGACGCGCCCAACACGTATACGATCGTCTTCGAAGGGCAAGGCGGGGCGGCCGGCTTCGGCAAGGGGCAAACTCACGTCAAGCTCGAACCCGACGGTGACGAAGCGACGAAGCTCACTTACACCGCAAACGCGCAGGTCGGCGGCAAGCTCGCGCAGATCGGTTCACGGCTCGTCGACGGCGCGGCGCGCAAGCTAGCGGGCGAATTTTTCCGGCGCTTCACCGAGCAGGTGTCGGGCGGCGGTGACACCGCACAGGCAGAAATCGCCGATTCCGGCGACACTGCAAGCCAGTCCGCCGGCGGCGAAAGTGCCGGCGAAGGCGGTGGAGAAGAACCGAAGAGGAAGAAATCATGGACAGCGTGGATCTCGAAGTCCTGA
- a CDS encoding vWA domain-containing protein — translation MFPVHDTGPATLARNVVHFVRLLRGAGLPMSPAQAVDALDALRWIDLDRRDDVRAALAALLVRAPDERDLFNAAFDLFWRDPDWEGKLRALLLPKVTSGVPPPKRNNRLADALAESKQRKPVAQPGDNDKHELHAHVTFSAEERLRHRDFDTLTADEWRTLRHLIRGQRLPLAMEPTRRLKAASHGTHADLRASARHAVRAGGDWTVWKYRAVVARKPPLVLLLDISGSMSSYSRAVLYFCHALLQSRERLQVFLFGTRLTNATRALKERDPDVAIAALADQVLDWSGGTRIGAALAEFNRRWARRVLTGRATVLLVTDGLDHEAIDVLETEMARLRRFAHRIVWLNPLLRYREFSPKARGVQAMLPFVDAHKPVHNLDSLAAFGRDLAQLTRVPRDAARTAISGGATSWS, via the coding sequence ATGTTTCCCGTCCACGACACCGGCCCGGCGACGCTCGCGCGCAACGTCGTGCACTTCGTGCGGCTGCTGCGCGGCGCGGGTCTGCCGATGTCGCCCGCCCAAGCCGTCGATGCGCTCGACGCGTTGCGCTGGATCGATCTCGACCGGCGCGACGACGTGCGCGCGGCGCTAGCTGCGCTGCTCGTGCGCGCGCCCGATGAGCGCGATCTTTTCAATGCCGCGTTCGATCTGTTCTGGCGCGATCCCGACTGGGAAGGCAAGCTGCGCGCGCTGCTGCTGCCGAAGGTAACGAGCGGCGTGCCGCCGCCGAAGCGCAACAACCGTCTCGCCGACGCGCTCGCCGAGTCGAAGCAGCGCAAGCCAGTCGCGCAACCCGGCGACAACGACAAACACGAGTTGCACGCGCATGTGACGTTCAGCGCCGAAGAGCGTTTGCGTCATCGCGATTTCGATACATTGACGGCGGACGAATGGCGCACGCTGCGCCATCTGATTCGCGGTCAGCGTCTGCCGCTCGCGATGGAACCGACGCGCCGCCTCAAAGCCGCATCGCACGGCACGCATGCCGACCTGCGTGCGAGCGCGCGTCATGCCGTACGCGCGGGCGGCGACTGGACGGTGTGGAAATACCGCGCCGTAGTGGCGCGCAAGCCGCCCCTCGTGCTGTTGCTCGACATTTCGGGCTCGATGAGCAGCTACTCGCGCGCCGTGCTCTATTTCTGCCATGCGCTGCTGCAATCGCGCGAACGTCTGCAGGTGTTTCTGTTCGGCACGCGCCTCACCAACGCGACGCGCGCACTGAAGGAACGCGACCCGGATGTCGCCATCGCGGCGCTCGCTGATCAGGTGCTCGACTGGTCGGGCGGAACGCGCATCGGCGCGGCGCTGGCGGAATTCAACCGACGCTGGGCACGAAGAGTGCTGACTGGCAGGGCGACAGTGCTGCTTGTCACCGACGGCCTCGATCACGAAGCCATCGACGTCCTCGAAACCGAAATGGCCCGCCTGCGGCGCTTCGCGCACCGCATCGTGTGGCTCAATCCGCTGTTGCGGTACCGCGAGTTCTCGCCGAAAGCGCGCGGCGTACAGGCGATGCTTCCGTTCGTCGACGCGCACAAGCCGGTTCACAATCTCGACAGCCTGGCTGCGTTCGGCCGCGATCTCGCGCAATTGACGCGCGTGCCCCGCGACGCCGCGCGCACCGCGATATCAGGAGGAGCGACGTCATGGAGCTGA
- a CDS encoding AAA family ATPase: MQPASIDDTLAQLTAQGYFASRELATALFLALRMERPLFVDGEPGVGKTELAKAAAGLLGTSLLRLQCYEGLDTASALYEWDYPRQIMALRLAEAAGEKPDSSTLYRSEFLLKRPLLQALLPDDHHPGARRVLLIDEIDRADEPFEAFLLELLSDFQVSIPEFGTVRAEHPPLVVMTSNRTREVHDALKRRCLYQWIGYPERERELAIVAARAPETGEALQRRAVDFVHRLRGMDLFKAPGIAETIDWCRALAALSVTELDPQSVQDTLGVLLKYQDDLARFDAEQIRQCLAAAAE, encoded by the coding sequence ATGCAGCCCGCTTCGATCGACGACACCCTCGCGCAGTTGACCGCGCAAGGCTACTTCGCGAGTCGCGAACTGGCGACCGCGCTCTTTCTTGCTCTGCGGATGGAGCGGCCGCTGTTCGTCGACGGCGAGCCGGGCGTCGGCAAGACGGAACTGGCGAAGGCGGCAGCGGGCCTGCTCGGCACGTCGCTGTTGCGGCTGCAATGCTATGAAGGTCTGGATACGGCCAGCGCGTTGTACGAGTGGGACTATCCCCGGCAGATCATGGCGCTGCGCCTCGCCGAAGCGGCCGGCGAGAAGCCCGACAGCAGCACGCTGTATCGCAGCGAATTTCTGTTGAAGCGCCCTTTGCTGCAGGCGCTGCTGCCTGACGACCATCACCCGGGCGCACGGCGCGTGCTGCTGATCGACGAAATCGACCGCGCCGACGAACCGTTCGAAGCGTTCCTGCTCGAACTGCTGTCTGACTTCCAGGTGTCGATTCCTGAATTCGGCACCGTGCGCGCCGAGCATCCTCCCCTCGTCGTGATGACGTCGAACCGCACGCGCGAAGTGCACGACGCATTGAAGCGCCGCTGTCTGTATCAATGGATCGGCTACCCGGAGCGCGAACGCGAACTGGCGATCGTCGCGGCGCGCGCACCCGAAACGGGCGAGGCGCTGCAACGGCGCGCCGTCGATTTCGTGCACCGGCTGCGCGGCATGGATCTGTTCAAGGCGCCGGGCATCGCGGAGACCATCGACTGGTGCCGCGCGCTTGCCGCCCTCAGCGTCACGGAGCTCGATCCGCAATCGGTGCAGGACACGCTGGGCGTACTGCTCAAGTATCAGGACGATCTCGCGCGCTTCGACGCCGAGCAGATTCGCCAGTGCCTCGCGGCGGCAGCGGAGTGA
- a CDS encoding FAD binding domain-containing protein: MYSFDYQRAADPQSAVDGLAADSEAKFLAGGQSLLPTMRLRLAQPSKLIDITRIPQLKEIRVEPQKVTVGAAVCHADVANSADVQRVLPALAFLAAHIGDPQVRSLGTIGGSIANNDPAADYPAAVLGLDGTVVTDRRRLDAADFFVGMYETALQPDELIVAVEFLVPEKAAYEKFRNPASHFALTGVFVAKTASGVRVAITGAAPSVFRATDMENALNADFTEAAARGVTIAPDDLNTDMHASADYRAHLIPVLTARAVRAANG; this comes from the coding sequence ATGTACTCATTCGACTATCAACGTGCCGCCGATCCGCAAAGCGCCGTCGACGGGCTGGCGGCTGACAGCGAAGCGAAGTTCCTGGCGGGCGGACAAAGCCTGCTGCCGACGATGCGCCTGCGTCTCGCGCAACCATCGAAGCTGATCGACATCACGCGCATTCCGCAATTGAAGGAGATTCGCGTCGAGCCGCAGAAGGTAACGGTCGGCGCGGCCGTCTGTCATGCGGACGTGGCGAACAGCGCGGACGTGCAGCGCGTGTTGCCCGCACTCGCGTTTCTCGCGGCCCACATCGGCGACCCGCAGGTGCGCTCGCTCGGCACGATCGGCGGATCGATCGCGAACAACGATCCCGCGGCGGACTATCCGGCAGCCGTGCTCGGACTGGATGGCACGGTCGTCACCGACCGGCGCCGCCTTGACGCCGCGGACTTCTTCGTCGGCATGTACGAAACCGCGTTGCAGCCCGACGAACTGATCGTCGCCGTCGAGTTTCTAGTGCCCGAAAAAGCGGCGTACGAGAAGTTCAGGAACCCCGCGTCGCACTTTGCGCTGACGGGCGTGTTCGTCGCGAAGACGGCGAGCGGTGTGCGCGTGGCGATCACGGGCGCGGCGCCTTCCGTGTTTCGCGCGACGGACATGGAGAACGCGCTCAACGCGGACTTCACGGAAGCGGCCGCGCGCGGCGTGACAATCGCACCCGACGACCTCAACACCGACATGCATGCGAGCGCCGACTATCGCGCTCACCTGATACCGGTGCTGACGGCGCGCGCGGTGCGGGCCGCGAACGGATAG
- a CDS encoding xanthine dehydrogenase family protein molybdopterin-binding subunit has product MNAPDSHRMVGMPVKRKEDYRFLTGNGQYTDDIVLPAQTYAVFLRSPHAHARIKNIDTSAAKQSPGVVAVFTGADLAAENVGGLPCGWLIHSVDGKPMSEPPHPVIAHTKVRHVGDQVALVIADSVKAAKDAAELIEVDYEELPAVIDTAHAADAGQPAVHDEVPDNTCYTWGHGDKAATDAAFANAHHVTTLDIVNNRLIPNAIEPRAVNASYSPQDDSYTVYVANQNPHVERLLMAAFVLSLPESKVRVVAPDVGGGFGSKIFLYAEDVALTWASKKIRRPVKWTAERSEAFLSDAHGRDHVTKAELAMDANGKFLALRVHTIANMGAYLSTFASSVPTILYATLLAGQYATPAIYAEVKAVFTNTVPVDAYRGAGRPEATYVVERLVETAAREMNMDPAAIRRLNFIRSFPYATPVGLTYDTGDYEACLSRALELADVKGFAARRQESEKNGKRRGLGYSCYIEACGLAPSNIAGALGARAGLFEAGEVRVHPTGSVTVFTGSHSHGQGHETTFAQVVSDRLGVPLDNIEIVHGDTGRIPFGMGTYGSRSIAVGGSAIMKALDKIESKAKKIAAHLLEASADDIEFKDGTFRVAGTDRTKTFADVSLAAYVPHNYPLDKLEPGLDESAFYDPTNFTYPAGAYICEVEVDVDTGETRIERFTAVDDFGNVINPMIVEGQVHGGLGQGIGQAMLERCVYDNESGQLLSGSYMDYAMPHASDLPSFTVETAKGTPCTHNPLGVKGCGEAGAIGSPPAVINAIVDALAPLGVKDLQMPATPHRVWSAIHAAQHSRP; this is encoded by the coding sequence ATGAACGCACCCGATTCGCACCGCATGGTGGGCATGCCCGTCAAGCGCAAGGAAGACTATCGCTTCCTCACGGGCAACGGCCAGTACACCGACGATATCGTCCTGCCCGCGCAGACCTATGCCGTGTTCCTGCGCTCGCCGCATGCGCACGCGCGCATCAAGAACATCGACACGTCGGCCGCGAAACAATCGCCCGGCGTCGTCGCGGTCTTCACGGGCGCCGATCTCGCCGCTGAAAATGTCGGCGGCCTGCCGTGCGGTTGGCTGATCCACAGCGTCGACGGCAAGCCGATGAGCGAACCGCCGCACCCCGTGATTGCCCATACGAAAGTGCGCCACGTGGGCGACCAGGTCGCGCTCGTGATCGCCGATTCCGTGAAAGCCGCGAAAGACGCCGCCGAACTGATCGAGGTGGATTACGAAGAACTGCCCGCCGTGATCGACACCGCGCACGCCGCCGACGCTGGCCAGCCCGCCGTGCACGACGAAGTGCCCGACAATACCTGCTACACGTGGGGCCACGGCGACAAGGCCGCCACCGACGCCGCATTCGCCAACGCGCATCACGTGACGACGCTCGACATCGTCAACAACCGCCTCATACCGAACGCGATCGAACCGCGCGCCGTCAACGCCAGCTATTCGCCGCAGGACGACAGCTACACCGTCTACGTCGCAAATCAGAACCCGCACGTCGAACGGCTGCTGATGGCCGCGTTCGTGCTGTCTCTGCCGGAATCGAAAGTACGGGTGGTTGCGCCCGATGTCGGCGGCGGCTTCGGCTCGAAGATTTTCCTGTACGCGGAAGACGTCGCGCTGACGTGGGCGTCGAAAAAAATCCGCCGTCCCGTGAAGTGGACCGCCGAGCGCTCCGAAGCGTTTCTGTCGGACGCACATGGCCGCGATCACGTGACGAAAGCCGAACTCGCAATGGACGCCAACGGCAAGTTCCTCGCGTTGCGCGTGCACACGATCGCGAATATGGGCGCGTATCTGTCTACGTTCGCGTCCAGTGTGCCGACCATTCTCTACGCGACACTGCTCGCCGGTCAGTATGCGACGCCCGCGATCTACGCCGAGGTGAAAGCGGTGTTCACGAACACGGTGCCCGTCGATGCCTATCGCGGCGCCGGACGTCCTGAAGCGACGTATGTGGTCGAGCGTCTCGTCGAAACGGCTGCGCGCGAGATGAACATGGATCCCGCCGCCATCCGCCGTCTCAACTTCATTCGCTCGTTCCCGTACGCGACGCCTGTGGGTCTCACCTACGATACAGGCGATTACGAAGCATGTCTTTCGCGCGCACTCGAACTCGCGGACGTCAAGGGCTTCGCTGCGCGCAGGCAGGAATCGGAGAAGAACGGCAAGCGGCGCGGCCTCGGCTATTCGTGCTACATCGAAGCGTGCGGCCTCGCGCCATCGAACATCGCGGGCGCGCTGGGCGCACGCGCGGGTCTGTTCGAAGCAGGTGAAGTGCGCGTGCATCCCACAGGTTCCGTCACCGTCTTCACCGGCTCGCACAGTCACGGCCAAGGTCACGAAACGACGTTCGCACAAGTCGTGTCGGACCGCCTCGGCGTGCCGCTCGACAACATCGAGATTGTGCACGGCGACACTGGCCGCATTCCGTTCGGCATGGGCACGTATGGCTCGCGTTCGATCGCCGTCGGTGGCTCGGCGATCATGAAAGCGCTCGACAAGATCGAATCGAAAGCGAAGAAGATCGCGGCGCATCTGCTCGAAGCATCGGCGGACGACATCGAGTTCAAGGACGGCACCTTCCGCGTCGCGGGCACCGACCGCACGAAAACCTTCGCCGACGTATCGCTCGCAGCGTACGTGCCGCACAACTACCCGCTCGACAAGCTCGAACCGGGCCTCGACGAAAGCGCGTTTTACGATCCGACCAATTTCACCTACCCGGCAGGCGCGTATATCTGCGAAGTCGAGGTGGACGTCGATACGGGCGAGACGCGCATCGAGCGCTTCACGGCCGTCGACGATTTCGGCAACGTGATCAATCCGATGATCGTCGAAGGGCAGGTGCATGGCGGTCTGGGTCAGGGCATCGGCCAGGCGATGCTGGAGCGCTGCGTGTACGACAACGAAAGCGGCCAGTTGCTGTCCGGCTCATACATGGACTACGCGATGCCGCATGCGTCCGACCTGCCGTCGTTCACCGTCGAAACCGCCAAGGGCACGCCCTGCACGCACAATCCGCTCGGCGTGAAGGGCTGCGGCGAAGCAGGCGCAATCGGTTCGCCGCCTGCCGTGATCAACGCGATCGTCGACGCGCTTGCGCCGCTCGGCGTGAAGGATCTGCAGATGCCCGCCACACCGCATCGCGTGTGGTCCGCGATTCATGCTGCGCAACACTCACGTCCCTGA
- a CDS encoding (2Fe-2S)-binding protein: protein MAISISLTVNGSPVTANVEPHTLLVQFLREQLRLTGTHVGCDTAQCGACTIHLNGRAIKSCNMLAVQAEGQEVTTIEGLSKDGELHPMQAAFRECHGLQCGFCTPGMVMSATALVATNPNLTEDEVRDQLDGNLCRCTGYHNIVKAVVQGAQGMKAGASSKAAATA from the coding sequence ATGGCGATCAGCATCAGTCTGACGGTGAACGGTTCACCCGTTACCGCGAACGTCGAGCCACACACCCTGCTTGTCCAGTTTCTACGCGAACAGCTGCGGCTGACGGGAACGCACGTCGGCTGCGATACCGCGCAATGCGGCGCGTGCACGATTCATCTGAACGGTCGCGCGATCAAGTCCTGCAACATGCTCGCCGTACAGGCCGAAGGCCAGGAAGTCACGACCATCGAAGGGCTGTCCAAAGACGGCGAACTGCATCCGATGCAGGCCGCTTTCCGCGAATGCCACGGTCTCCAGTGTGGCTTCTGCACACCAGGCATGGTGATGAGCGCAACCGCGCTGGTCGCGACGAACCCGAACCTCACGGAAGACGAAGTGCGTGATCAGCTCGACGGCAACCTTTGCCGCTGTACGGGCTACCACAACATCGTCAAGGCCGTCGTTCAGGGCGCGCAAGGCATGAAAGCCGGCGCGTCGTCGAAAGCCGCCGCGACTGCCTGA
- a CDS encoding amino acid permease, with translation MSLFRKKNVEHMIAGAQAAGLKKALGALDLTFLGVGAIIGTGIFVLTGTGAVQAGPALMLSFIIAAIACGFAALAYAEFASTIPVAGSIYTYSYATLGELAAWIIGWDLMLEYGLATSAVSVGWSGYLQSLLSGFGVSLPVALTAAPGALPGHETLFNLPAFLVMMAITTLLSVGVRESTRVNNLMVAIKVTVVLLVIAVGVFHVKPANWHPFMPNGMSGVFGAAAVMFFAFIGFDSVSSAAEEVKNPKRDLPIGIIASLGVCAVLYVAVAAVVTGIVPSAQFANVSHPVSYALQVAGQNWVAGFIDLGAVLGMLTVILVMAYGQTRVMFAMSRDGLLPAALSKVHPRFATPFATTWLVGIVFGLIGALVPLNVLAELINIGTLAAFSMVSIAVLVLRRTHPDLPRAFRCPGVPVVPVLAVASCLFLMANLSTVTWTAFVIWLLVGMVVYFGYSRRHSKLAHSGRS, from the coding sequence ATGTCCCTCTTTCGCAAGAAGAACGTCGAGCACATGATCGCCGGCGCGCAGGCTGCAGGCCTGAAAAAGGCGCTCGGCGCGCTCGATCTCACCTTTCTCGGCGTCGGCGCCATCATCGGTACCGGCATTTTCGTGCTGACGGGCACGGGCGCTGTGCAGGCCGGCCCGGCGCTGATGCTGTCATTCATCATCGCGGCCATCGCGTGCGGCTTCGCGGCGCTCGCGTATGCCGAATTCGCATCGACGATTCCCGTCGCCGGCTCGATCTACACCTATTCTTACGCAACGCTCGGCGAGTTGGCCGCGTGGATTATCGGCTGGGACCTGATGCTCGAGTACGGTCTGGCCACTTCGGCCGTATCGGTTGGCTGGTCGGGCTACCTGCAATCGCTGCTGTCCGGCTTCGGCGTGTCGCTGCCCGTTGCGCTGACGGCGGCGCCCGGCGCGCTGCCCGGCCACGAGACGCTGTTCAATCTGCCCGCCTTCCTGGTGATGATGGCGATCACGACGCTGCTGTCCGTCGGAGTGCGCGAATCGACGCGCGTGAACAACCTGATGGTCGCGATCAAGGTGACGGTCGTGCTGCTGGTGATCGCTGTCGGCGTGTTTCATGTGAAGCCTGCCAACTGGCATCCGTTCATGCCGAACGGCATGAGCGGCGTGTTCGGCGCGGCGGCCGTGATGTTCTTCGCGTTCATCGGCTTCGACTCGGTGTCGTCGGCGGCCGAAGAGGTGAAGAATCCGAAGCGCGATCTGCCGATCGGCATCATTGCGTCGCTGGGCGTGTGCGCGGTGCTGTATGTGGCCGTGGCGGCTGTCGTAACGGGCATCGTGCCGTCCGCGCAGTTCGCGAACGTTTCGCACCCGGTTTCGTATGCGCTGCAGGTCGCGGGACAGAACTGGGTCGCCGGTTTCATCGATCTCGGCGCGGTGCTCGGCATGCTTACCGTGATCCTGGTGATGGCGTACGGTCAGACGCGAGTGATGTTCGCGATGTCGCGCGATGGCTTGTTGCCGGCGGCTTTATCGAAGGTACATCCGCGGTTTGCGACGCCGTTCGCGACGACGTGGCTTGTTGGGATCGTGTTTGGTCTGATTGGTGCGCTCGTGCCGCTCAATGTGCTCGCTGAACTGATCAACATTGGCACGCTGGCGGCTTTTTCGATGGTGTCGATTGCTGTGCTCGTGTTGCGTCGCACGCATCCTGATTTGCCTCGCGCGTTCCGGTGCCCTGGCGTGCCCGTTGTGCCCGTTCTCGCTGTGGCCTCTTGTCTGTTTTTGATGGCGAACCTCAGCACTGTCACCTGGACTGCGTTTGTGATCTGGTTGCTGGTGGGGATGGTCGTGTATTTTGGTTATTCCCGTAGGCATTCGAAATTGGCGCATTCCGGTCGGTCGTAA
- the rqpR gene encoding response regulator transcription factor RqpR (The RqpSR system (Regulating Quorum sensing and Pathogenicity Sensor kinase and Response regulator) co-occurs with and modulates the expression of cis-2-dodecenoic acid quorum-sensing systems.): MNLRILIAEDHAVVRQGVRQLLIDRGVADDVAEAQTGAEVLAEASKHVFDVILLDISLPDMNGVEVLKRLKRKLPRIPVLMFSMYREDQYAVRALKAGAAGYLSKTVDAAQMIAAIQQVAAGRKYVSPAMAEALADYVSFDGEQLPHEKLSDREYQTLCMLASGKRLTDIAVALSLSVKTVSVYRTRLLEKMKLRNNAELTFYVMSNRLVDLNPAMTA, translated from the coding sequence ATGAACCTGCGCATTCTGATCGCCGAAGATCACGCCGTCGTTCGACAGGGCGTGCGGCAATTGCTGATCGATCGCGGCGTCGCCGACGACGTGGCCGAGGCGCAGACGGGTGCGGAAGTGCTCGCGGAAGCGTCGAAGCATGTTTTCGACGTGATTCTGCTCGACATCTCGCTGCCGGATATGAACGGCGTCGAGGTGCTCAAGCGCCTGAAACGCAAGCTCCCGCGCATTCCCGTGCTGATGTTCTCGATGTATCGCGAGGATCAGTACGCGGTGCGTGCACTGAAGGCAGGTGCGGCGGGCTATCTGTCGAAGACGGTCGACGCCGCGCAGATGATCGCCGCAATCCAGCAGGTCGCAGCGGGCCGCAAATACGTAAGCCCGGCGATGGCGGAAGCGCTCGCCGACTACGTCTCGTTCGACGGCGAGCAGTTGCCGCACGAGAAGCTCTCCGACCGCGAGTATCAGACACTGTGCATGCTCGCGTCGGGCAAACGTCTGACGGACATCGCGGTCGCGCTGTCCCTGTCGGTGAAGACGGTGAGCGTCTACCGCACGCGGCTACTCGAGAAAATGAAGCTGCGCAACAATGCGGAGCTCACCTTTTATGTGATGAGCAATCGCCTCGTCGATCTGAATCCGGCGATGACGGCCTGA
- a CDS encoding sensor histidine kinase produces MDTSIVVPMRGHGTAARKGDAQRASGARATRSAKAATPSGTATRATSTDEITRLKARVRELASELTRTQEATRRRVAQELHDSLGAEVTAARFALAGVETWLPADAPPQCTAALQTAQRSLDAVTQAAQEAVAELHAPTLDKGIVCALSHWINTFAARTGLRMSFVCAADARLTRLSADASLAVFRVAQEALNNVAKHARASGADMRIEATAQHLSIVVSDDGIGIPPHAGQDERQFGLAGMRARCNAFDGELKVAATCDKTHGETRGTTVNARFAWKALMGNATRPRARRTAIRL; encoded by the coding sequence GTGGATACATCCATCGTCGTACCGATGCGTGGGCATGGCACGGCCGCCCGCAAGGGTGACGCGCAGCGCGCGTCCGGCGCCCGCGCAACCCGCTCCGCCAAGGCCGCGACACCTTCCGGCACCGCGACGCGAGCCACATCCACTGACGAAATCACGCGTCTGAAAGCCCGCGTGCGCGAACTGGCATCCGAGCTGACGCGCACGCAGGAAGCCACGCGCCGCCGCGTCGCGCAGGAACTGCACGACAGCCTCGGCGCCGAGGTCACGGCCGCGCGCTTTGCGCTAGCGGGCGTCGAAACGTGGCTTCCCGCCGATGCTCCGCCGCAATGCACCGCTGCCCTCCAAACCGCGCAGCGTTCGCTCGACGCCGTCACGCAAGCCGCGCAAGAGGCCGTCGCGGAACTGCATGCACCGACGCTCGACAAGGGCATCGTGTGTGCGCTGTCGCACTGGATCAATACATTTGCCGCACGCACGGGTCTGCGTATGAGCTTCGTGTGCGCCGCCGATGCACGCCTCACGCGCCTGTCGGCCGATGCGTCGCTTGCCGTCTTCCGCGTCGCACAGGAAGCGCTGAACAACGTCGCGAAGCATGCGCGCGCATCGGGCGCCGATATGCGCATCGAGGCAACGGCCCAGCATCTGAGCATCGTCGTCAGCGACGACGGCATCGGCATTCCGCCGCACGCCGGCCAGGACGAGCGCCAGTTCGGGCTGGCCGGGATGCGTGCACGCTGCAACGCCTTCGATGGCGAACTGAAGGTCGCCGCGACCTGTGACAAGACCCACGGCGAGACGCGCGGCACGACCGTAAACGCGCGCTTCGCGTGGAAAGCGCTAATGGGCAATGCGACGCGCCCACGTGCGCGTCGCACGGCGATCCGCCTGTGA